The genomic interval TGTTGAATTGAGGATTCTTTTAATCCATGCAGTAAGCTGTCTTGATTATGTATGCCTCTTTTGCCATGACCATTCCATCAATTCTAACAATGTAGAATTTCTTGTGCAGCTCGAGGGCCCGAAACCACCATTGATTGGCCAACAAGGATGACAATCGCACTTGGGATTACCCGAGGATTGAACTACCTACATACCCaagaaaatataattcatGGAAACCTCACATCAAGTAACATACTACTTGACGAGCAAACCAATGCCCACATTGCAGATTTTGGCCTTTCTAGGCTAATGACCGCTGCTGCCAGCACAAATGTGATTGCCACTGCAGGAACACTCGGCTACCGAGCACCAGAACTCTCAAAGCTAAAGAATGCCAGCACAAAGACTGATGTGTACAGCCTTGGAGTGATCATCCTGGAGCTCCTTACAGGAAAATCCCCAGGTGAGCCGATGAATGGCATGGACTTGCCCCAGTGGGTGGCATCCATTGTAAAAGAGGAATGGACTAATGAAGTCTTTGATTTGGAGCTCATGAGAGATACACCAACCATCAATGATGAGCTGCTTAACACTTTGAAATTAGCTCTTCATTGCGTTGATCCCTCACCTGCAGCACGCCCTGAAGTTCAGCAGGTTCTGCAGCAACTAGAAGAGATCAAGCCCGAGGTGGCTGCTGGTTCTGGTGATGATGGAGATAAAGTCCCACCAACAACTGAATAGAGTTTCTTCATTGTTTACCGCATTTAAGGGTGCAATACAATAAAGGGTTCACAGAAATTCATTataggagaaagaaagagagagatagaGAGGGGGGCGGGGTTTACTCAACAGATTTATTgattcttattattatttgctGTTtcatatatgtaaatataGGTTGTTTTGAATGAGTATTCTTTTTGTCTAAGACAATAAATGTATTCTTTGCAATTCATGCTTAATGTTATTAAGagagcaaatattttatgttgattCCATTGACGGTCTCAGTGAAGTCTTCTTGCTGTTTAGTGAATGTAATCGCGGAAGTCTTCCATTGAAGGTTTTCGAAGTGTTTATGCTGTAAACAGTGGGTGAATGTTTTGGTTGTAATGGACAGCAAAGGCCCAGGATACCAAAGTCAACGCACCACAAACGTAAAAAGCAGAACAGCTGTTACTGTTTTAGCGGAAAAGCCCAAGCCACGCAAGGCCCGATGAAAACTGTGCCGGTTTGCGTGTTCAGGGGAGAGAAGCGAAACGCTTTCTAGCTCTTTTATCCGCCCCGACGCCTCTTTCCCTGAGGGTTCTTTGTTTTCTCTGAGATTTTATCGACGTCATGGACGATCTGGTATTGCAGAAAATAGCAATATCAGGGCCCACGTTGGCCTCCATGATCCAGCGGCTCTCCTCGTCTCCGGCCGACGTGGACGGTCTCCTCTTCGGCCACGTCACTTACATCGCCCCTTCCACCCTCCCTGACGATTCCGCCCAAACTCCCCCCGATTCCCAGCTCGTCGCCACAATCTCCAGCTTCCTTTCCTTCCCTTCCCTCCTCTCCTTCTACGACTCGCTCGGCCGAGTGGACTCATCCCGTCTCACCCCTCACCTCGACCACAAATCAATCATCGGGTGGTTCTCCTCTCGTCGGAAAACCCCCCTCCGCCCTTCCGTGCGCGAATTTTCCGTCTCTCGTTCTCTCTCCTCAATCCCCAATCTATCCCTCCCGGTCCAAGACGCTAATTTCAATTCCCATTTCTCTCCTTCGATTTTCCTCCTCTTCACCACTCCTATACAAGACCAATTCGTCCAAACCAACCAATAT from Theobroma cacao cultivar B97-61/B2 chromosome 5, Criollo_cocoa_genome_V2, whole genome shotgun sequence carries:
- the LOC18597454 gene encoding uncharacterized protein LOC18597454 isoform X1; amino-acid sequence: MDDLVLQKIAISGPTLASMIQRLSSSPADVDGLLFGHVTYIAPSTLPDDSAQTPPDSQLVATISSFLSFPSLLSFYDSLGRVDSSRLTPHLDHKSIIGWFSSRRKTPLRPSVREFSVSRSLSSIPNLSLPVQDANFNSHFSPSIFLLFTTPIQDQFVQTNQYRAFQFQSAKLRFNPVSIDIVNIGPAFRGHYGSFSPNSALPFLNCELRSLTAMNEDRTEEKLTGMKQAAKDQSELDMCTEGMQIGRLSRLIGPEAVNYTAGLEDLYQKMLSKIESLARLVETSSAKVLEQESHNRKLRYKVARSTGVE
- the LOC18597454 gene encoding uncharacterized protein LOC18597454 isoform X2; the encoded protein is MDDLVLQKIAISGPTLASMIQRLSSSPADVDGLLFGHVTYIAPSTLPDDSAQTPPDSQLVATISSFLSFPSLLSFYDSLGRVDSSRLTPHLDHKSIIGWFSSRRKTPLRPSVREFSVSRSLSSIPNLSLPVQDANFNSHFSPSIFLLFTTPIQDQFVQTNQYRAFQFQSAKLRFNPVSIDIVNIGPAFRGHYGSFSPNSALPFLNCELRSLTAMNEDRTEEKLTGMKQAAKDQSELDMCTEGMQIGRLSRLIGPEAVNYTAGLEDLYQKMLSKIESLARLVETSSAKVLEQPQQEVKVQSCSVYRS